The following proteins come from a genomic window of Pelmatolapia mariae isolate MD_Pm_ZW linkage group LG17, Pm_UMD_F_2, whole genome shotgun sequence:
- the si:dkeyp-27e10.3 gene encoding UPF0606 protein KIAA1549 isoform X3: MDAVTLPGPSSSTRTRMEPRTSACRRTLGVVLLVAGTLVSMVTSSSPAAVVLEFNRTTDSSSHPSSPSSSSTSSRPSPPSHPSDSGYHSNGGGAGSAEDPDSGAQGIHLLLRPPDLLSPSLPPPLPPHSQPTLTPPPPWDQGPSLEEAWGSGDYLETLSFMVPEGDEMALATPLPSHPYDGDNGGDWVSYDTSFPARPTLSLSSKLPLSPSSSTPNIPLHTQPAHPDVFPTWEEDYDLEDMIPLEPTELLLPDMNSLEYYTNLLAREREKERQREREREKEKEREKEKEREKVNENDSKPVLTPTATHTHHPPSTPSSSPIAPPGLEPKHPPRQPTPPLSLTPILTGEEKTPAPSATPKIPSTPTPLAPKHKDYVSVPSRHPSRPPSNTTSWVPPPPPLGPPTRPERPERPTVVTEMPAKAPPTKATTTTKATTTTTTAIITTTQITAISLTRAPPVTTPRVAQTPPTRQYLCNVTKPEMYLVRVVSSKGSSAGFSQVRDLLKRDFNRSVELQFLRTPSSFAFRVVSGPLIFTAMSVINALRRPPPRFGPIPTVSPLYTIPDLRYQIHSVLQFVPTHVDIRVCNFSERVERGLTMAYAETRKRLHEGGNATVQLLNITMSVARPAVEQKVPVDITFAVRDGRGYLLGSEVSEHLRKLSLVEFSFYVGFPALQIAEPFHYPELNTSHHLRSTWVRTVLLGVQEQLVAERSFKARLERRLALLLEEGLQETSRRRWKRATAVGNNSLQVVRVSRLSGAERPLEVFYFVEGPGGERVPADVTADTLNRVDLQRAAIVLGHRVQRPLAQSVETISVPPAETQSSSIWLIVGVVVPVVLAVFIIIILYWKLCGSEKLEFQPDAINTIQQRQKLQAPSVKGFDFAKLHLGQHSKDDIMVIQESGPLPAPVKEATPSDGGDLNTPKSKGSSTKVSRPSRRRGRLSPSDGDSLGSDQSSGRESAEESTRPVATPSEGKQHRKTPKNGRSKMGAPSGSGPDELLSSSSIFDHVDRLSRGSSDGTRRQANKVQLIAMQPRPSPPQPHVPSQPSPSLTEKVNTEVALRHKSEIEHHRNKLRQRAKRRGQCEFPSMDDIMDAFGDGPVQSEAAQRLYSSAHDHMDCILQADAASPPTPTDSRKRGRRSPRSRRAQPGPGSLPDTDRDRLLTDQSATYRKYPGLNNVAYMVRQTKFNHQISKSDPDLPPDHGSPSPTDEVFDPAPAPPPYMPPQPSIEEARQQMHSLLDDAFALVSPSSQGSAGRYAELGMSPTSVQGLLQRQGLSSGGYVSTGDQLQESIYSNRGQYEDPPSSSRPRPVGGSTGAQLHHLTQVGLSSQIGAYPGVGRSMSGPTGSSWNQQHSDQDLSRPGASRESVMSFPEFSSSSVFQMPSSSLRDPSAPPLLLTSPTPEYPPEDASPSAHTSASLIKAIREELRRLAQKQAAVTSYP; encoded by the exons TTGTGCTGGAATTCAACAGAACGACTGATTCTTCGTCACATCcgtcatcaccatcatcatcctccACCTCTTCTAGACCCTCACCTCCCAGCCACCCCTCAGACTCTGGATACCACAGTAACGGTGGTGGTGCAGGCTCAGCAGAGGACCCAGACTCTGGTGCTCAGGGGATCCACCTCCTCCTGAGACCTCCAGACCTCCTGTCCCCCAGTCTACCTCCACCACTCCCCCCACATAGCCAGCCCACCCTCACTCCTCCTCCCCCCTGGGATCAGGGGCCCTCGCTGGAGGAGGCCTGGGGGTCTGGGGACTACCTGGAGACTCTGTCCTTCATGGTACCTGAAGGTGACGAGATGGCCCTCGCCACGCCACTGCCCAGCCACCCCTATGATGGGGACAATGGGGGGGACTGGGTCTCTTATGACACCTCCTTTCCTGCTCGCCCCAccctctcactgtcatccaaacttcccctctccccctcctcctcaacCCCCAACATCCCCCTTCACACTCAGCCTGCCCATCCAGATGTCTTCCCCACCTGGGAAGAGGACTATGACTTGGAGGACATGATCCCACTGGAGCCGACGGAGCTGCTGCTGCCTGACATGAACAGTCTGGAGTACTACACAAACCTGTTGGCTcgggagagggagaaggagaggcagagggagagggagagggagaaggagaaggagagggagaaggagaaggagagggaaAAGGTAAACGAGAACGACTCCAAACCTGTCCTTACACCTACAGCAACACACACCCACCATCCTCCTTCTACCCCATCCTCGAGCCCCATTGCTCCTCCAGGATTGGAGCCTAAGCATCCCCCAAGACAGCCCACACCTCCCCTCAGCCTTACACCTATCCTCACAGGTGAGGAGAAGACACCTGCTCCATCAGCCACCCCCAAGATCCCTTCCACCCCTACTCCTCTTgctccaaaacacaaagactatGTCTCGGTCCCAAGCAGGCACCCTTCCCGACCCCCATCCAACACCACCAGCTGGGTGCCTCCCCCTCCGCCGCTGGGACCCCCCACCCGCCCTGAGAGACCAGAGAGGCCCACAGTGGTCACTGAGATGCCAGCAAAGGCTCCTCCCACCAAGGCCACAACCACTACTAAGGctaccacaacaacaaccaccgccatcatcaccaccacccaAATCACAGCCATCAGCCTGACCAGAGCCCCTCCAGTCACCACACCCAGAGTGGCCCAGACCCCACCCACCAGACAATACCTGTGCAATGTCACCAAGCCAGAAATGTACCTGGTCAGAGTAG TCAGCTCCAAAGGCTCgtctgctggtttcagtcaggTCCGAGATCTTCTGAAAAGAGACTTCAACCGCTCAGTGGAGCTGCAG TTCTTGAGAACTCCATCCAGTTTTGCCTTTCGCGTTGTGTCGGGACCGCTGATCTTCACTGCCATGTCCGTCATCAATGCCCTCCGCCGACCGCCGCCACGCTTCGGCCCCATTCCCACAGTTTCACCACTGTACACCATACCTGACCTCAGGTATCAGATCCACTCTGTGCTGCAGTTTGTTCCCACTCATGTTGACATTCGAGTCTGCAACTTCAGTGAACGGGTGGAGAGAGGGCTCACCATGGCGTACGCAGAGACACGGAAGAGATTACATGAGGGAGGGAATGCCACCGTACAG TTGCTGAACATCACCATGAGCGTGGCCCGGCCAGCGGTGGAGCAGAAGGTTCCCGTCGACATCACGTTTGCGGTGCGGGATGGCCGGGGCTACCTgctggggtcagaggtcagtgaaCACCTGAGGAAGCTCAGCCTGGTGGAGTTCAGCTTCTACGTGGGATTTCCTGCGCTGCAGATCGCTGAAC CCTTTCACTACCCTGAGCTCAACACTTCACACCACCTGCGCTCCACCTGGGTCCGTACAG TCCTGCTGGGAGTTCAGGAGCAGCTGGTGGCCGAGAGAAGCTTTAAGGCTCGTCTGGAGAGACGTCTGGCTCTGCTGTTGGAGGAGGGACTGCAGGAAACCAGCAGGAGACGCTGGAAGAGAGCCACAGCAGTGGGCAACAACAGTCTACAG GTGGTGCGGGTCTCCAGGCTGTCAGGGGCAGAGCGCCCTCTGGAGGTCTTTTATTTTGTGGAGGGTCCCGGTGGAGAGAGGGTCCCTGCTGACGTGACCGCCGACACTCTGAACCGTGTGGACCTTCAAAGGGCCGCCATTGTCCTTGGACACCGCGTGCAGAGACCGCTGGCCCAAT CTGTGGAGACGATCTCTGTCCCTCCAGCTGAGACTCAGAGCAGCAGCATCTGGCTGATTGTCGGTGTTGTTGTCCCGGTCGTACTGGccgtcttcatcatcatcattctgTACTGGAAGCTCTGCGGTTCCGAGAAGCTTGAGTTCCAGCCGGACGCCATTAACACCATCCAGCAGAGgcaaaag CTTCAGGCTCCCAGCGTTAAAGGCTTCGACTTTGCAAAGCTTCACCTGGGTCAGCACAGTAAGGATGACATCATGGTGATCCAGGAGTCCGGTCCACTTCCTGCACCAGTAAAGGAAGCCACGCCCTCTGATGGCGGAGACCTCAACACCCCCAAATCCAAAGGATCATCCACCAAGGTGTCGCGGCCGAGCCGCCGCAGGGGGAG GCTCAGCCCATCAGACGGTGACTCGTTAGGAAGCGACCAATCGAGCGGCAGGGAGTCAGCAGAAGAAAGCACCCGACCTGTGGCCACACCCAGCGAGGGGAAACAGCACAGGAAGACACCCAAAAATG GGAGGAGCAAAATGG GTGCTCCATCAGGCAGCGGCCCGGACGAACTTCTGTCCTCGTCCTCCATCTTTGACCATGTGGACCGCCTGTCCCGCGGGTCGTCTGACGGCACCCGTCGTCAGGCCAACAAGGTGCAGCTCATCGCCATGCAACCACGTCCGAGCCCGCCGCAGCCACATGTCCCATCACAGCCAAGCCCCTCCCTCACTGAAAAGGTCAACACAGAG GTGGCGCTGCGGCAcaagtcagagattgagcatcaCCGGAACAAACTGCGACAGCGTGCTAAGAGGCGGGGACAGTGCGAGTTTCCGTCCATGGATGACATCATGGACGCATTTGGAGATGGTCCGGTTCAGAGTGAGGCGGCACAGCGACTCTACAGCTCTGCCCACGACCACATGGACTGCATCCTGCAGGCCGATGCTGCCTCACCCCCAACTCCCACCGACTCCAGGAAAAG AGGGAGGCGCTCTCCTAGGAGTCGGCGGGCTCAGCCAGGACCTGGAAGTCTTCCTGACACAGACAGAGACCGGCTGCTCACCGATCAGAGCGCCACCTACAGGAAATACCCCGGACTCAACAACGTGGCCTACATGGTGAGGCAAACAAAATTTAACCATCAAATAAGCAAG TCGGACCCCGACCTGCCCCCGGACCATGGCAGCCCCTCCCCCACTGACGAGGTCTTTGACCCTGCCCCGGCCCCGCCCCCCTACATGCCCCCCCAGCCCTCCATTGAAGAGGCCCGGCAGCAGATGCACTCTCTTCTGGATGACGCCTTTGCCCTGGTGTCGCCGTCCTCGCAGGGCAGCGCCGGG AGATATGCAGAGCTGGGGATGTCCCCCACCTCAGTCCAGGGCCTGCTGCAGAG GCAGGGGCTGAGCTCAGGAGGGTATGTGTCTACTGGAGATCAGCTGCAGGAGTCCATTTACTCCAACAGGGGGCAGTATGAGGACCCACCCTCCTCCTCTAGACCTCGACCTGTAGGAGGGAGCACAG GTGCACAGCTCCATCACCTGACCCAGGTGGGTCTGTCCAGTCAGATTGGTGCATACCCTGGGGTGGGTCGCAGCATGTCGGGCCCCACTGGCTCTAGCTGGAATCAGCAGCACTCAGACCAGGACCTTTCCAGGCCGGGAGCCAGCAGAGAGAGC GTGATGTCCTTTCCTGagttctcctcttcctctgttttCCAGATGCCCAGCTCCTCATTGCGGGACCCATCAGCTCCACCTCTCCTCTTGACCTCACCAACTCCAGAATATCCGCCTGAGGACGCATCACCATCCGCCCACACCTCCGCCTCTCTTATAAAGGCCATCAGGGAGGAGCTGCGACGTCTCGCACAGAAACAGGCGGCAGTGACCAGCTACCCGTAA
- the si:dkeyp-27e10.3 gene encoding UPF0606 protein KIAA1549 isoform X2: MDAVTLPGPSSSTRTRMEPRTSACRRTLGVVLLVAGTLVSMVTSSSPAAVVLEFNRTTDSSSHPSSPSSSSTSSRPSPPSHPSDSGYHSNGGGAGSAEDPDSGAQGIHLLLRPPDLLSPSLPPPLPPHSQPTLTPPPPWDQGPSLEEAWGSGDYLETLSFMVPEGDEMALATPLPSHPYDGDNGGDWVSYDTSFPARPTLSLSSKLPLSPSSSTPNIPLHTQPAHPDVFPTWEEDYDLEDMIPLEPTELLLPDMNSLEYYTNLLAREREKERQREREREKEKEREKEKEREKVNENDSKPVLTPTATHTHHPPSTPSSSPIAPPGLEPKHPPRQPTPPLSLTPILTGEEKTPAPSATPKIPSTPTPLAPKHKDYVSVPSRHPSRPPSNTTSWVPPPPPLGPPTRPERPERPTVVTEMPAKAPPTKATTTTKATTTTTTAIITTTQITAISLTRAPPVTTPRVAQTPPTRQYLCNVTKPEMYLVRVVSSKGSSAGFSQVRDLLKRDFNRSVELQFLRTPSSFAFRVVSGPLIFTAMSVINALRRPPPRFGPIPTVSPLYTIPDLRYQIHSVLQFVPTHVDIRVCNFSERVERGLTMAYAETRKRLHEGGNATVQLLNITMSVARPAVEQKVPVDITFAVRDGRGYLLGSEVSEHLRKLSLVEFSFYVGFPALQIAEPFHYPELNTSHHLRSTWVRTVLLGVQEQLVAERSFKARLERRLALLLEEGLQETSRRRWKRATAVGNNSLQVVRVSRLSGAERPLEVFYFVEGPGGERVPADVTADTLNRVDLQRAAIVLGHRVQRPLAQSVETISVPPAETQSSSIWLIVGVVVPVVLAVFIIIILYWKLCGSEKLEFQPDAINTIQQRQKLQAPSVKGFDFAKLHLGQHSKDDIMVIQESGPLPAPVKEATPSDGGDLNTPKSKGSSTKVSRPSRRRGRLSPSDGDSLGSDQSSGRESAEESTRPVATPSEGKQHRKTPKNGAPSGSGPDELLSSSSIFDHVDRLSRGSSDGTRRQANKVQLIAMQPRPSPPQPHVPSQPSPSLTEKVNTEVALRHKSEIEHHRNKLRQRAKRRGQCEFPSMDDIMDAFGDGPVQSEAAQRLYSSAHDHMDCILQADAASPPTPTDSRKRGRRSPRSRRAQPGPGSLPDTDRDRLLTDQSATYRKYPGLNNVAYMSDPDLPPDHGSPSPTDEVFDPAPAPPPYMPPQPSIEEARQQMHSLLDDAFALVSPSSQGSAGVSSALPSPSPQSWPPNQQWGSYPAAPPHSPFSARYAELGMSPTSVQGLLQRQGLSSGGYVSTGDQLQESIYSNRGQYEDPPSSSRPRPVGGSTGAQLHHLTQVGLSSQIGAYPGVGRSMSGPTGSSWNQQHSDQDLSRPGASRESVMSFPEFSSSSVFQMPSSSLRDPSAPPLLLTSPTPEYPPEDASPSAHTSASLIKAIREELRRLAQKQAAVTSYP; encoded by the exons TTGTGCTGGAATTCAACAGAACGACTGATTCTTCGTCACATCcgtcatcaccatcatcatcctccACCTCTTCTAGACCCTCACCTCCCAGCCACCCCTCAGACTCTGGATACCACAGTAACGGTGGTGGTGCAGGCTCAGCAGAGGACCCAGACTCTGGTGCTCAGGGGATCCACCTCCTCCTGAGACCTCCAGACCTCCTGTCCCCCAGTCTACCTCCACCACTCCCCCCACATAGCCAGCCCACCCTCACTCCTCCTCCCCCCTGGGATCAGGGGCCCTCGCTGGAGGAGGCCTGGGGGTCTGGGGACTACCTGGAGACTCTGTCCTTCATGGTACCTGAAGGTGACGAGATGGCCCTCGCCACGCCACTGCCCAGCCACCCCTATGATGGGGACAATGGGGGGGACTGGGTCTCTTATGACACCTCCTTTCCTGCTCGCCCCAccctctcactgtcatccaaacttcccctctccccctcctcctcaacCCCCAACATCCCCCTTCACACTCAGCCTGCCCATCCAGATGTCTTCCCCACCTGGGAAGAGGACTATGACTTGGAGGACATGATCCCACTGGAGCCGACGGAGCTGCTGCTGCCTGACATGAACAGTCTGGAGTACTACACAAACCTGTTGGCTcgggagagggagaaggagaggcagagggagagggagagggagaaggagaaggagagggagaaggagaaggagagggaaAAGGTAAACGAGAACGACTCCAAACCTGTCCTTACACCTACAGCAACACACACCCACCATCCTCCTTCTACCCCATCCTCGAGCCCCATTGCTCCTCCAGGATTGGAGCCTAAGCATCCCCCAAGACAGCCCACACCTCCCCTCAGCCTTACACCTATCCTCACAGGTGAGGAGAAGACACCTGCTCCATCAGCCACCCCCAAGATCCCTTCCACCCCTACTCCTCTTgctccaaaacacaaagactatGTCTCGGTCCCAAGCAGGCACCCTTCCCGACCCCCATCCAACACCACCAGCTGGGTGCCTCCCCCTCCGCCGCTGGGACCCCCCACCCGCCCTGAGAGACCAGAGAGGCCCACAGTGGTCACTGAGATGCCAGCAAAGGCTCCTCCCACCAAGGCCACAACCACTACTAAGGctaccacaacaacaaccaccgccatcatcaccaccacccaAATCACAGCCATCAGCCTGACCAGAGCCCCTCCAGTCACCACACCCAGAGTGGCCCAGACCCCACCCACCAGACAATACCTGTGCAATGTCACCAAGCCAGAAATGTACCTGGTCAGAGTAG TCAGCTCCAAAGGCTCgtctgctggtttcagtcaggTCCGAGATCTTCTGAAAAGAGACTTCAACCGCTCAGTGGAGCTGCAG TTCTTGAGAACTCCATCCAGTTTTGCCTTTCGCGTTGTGTCGGGACCGCTGATCTTCACTGCCATGTCCGTCATCAATGCCCTCCGCCGACCGCCGCCACGCTTCGGCCCCATTCCCACAGTTTCACCACTGTACACCATACCTGACCTCAGGTATCAGATCCACTCTGTGCTGCAGTTTGTTCCCACTCATGTTGACATTCGAGTCTGCAACTTCAGTGAACGGGTGGAGAGAGGGCTCACCATGGCGTACGCAGAGACACGGAAGAGATTACATGAGGGAGGGAATGCCACCGTACAG TTGCTGAACATCACCATGAGCGTGGCCCGGCCAGCGGTGGAGCAGAAGGTTCCCGTCGACATCACGTTTGCGGTGCGGGATGGCCGGGGCTACCTgctggggtcagaggtcagtgaaCACCTGAGGAAGCTCAGCCTGGTGGAGTTCAGCTTCTACGTGGGATTTCCTGCGCTGCAGATCGCTGAAC CCTTTCACTACCCTGAGCTCAACACTTCACACCACCTGCGCTCCACCTGGGTCCGTACAG TCCTGCTGGGAGTTCAGGAGCAGCTGGTGGCCGAGAGAAGCTTTAAGGCTCGTCTGGAGAGACGTCTGGCTCTGCTGTTGGAGGAGGGACTGCAGGAAACCAGCAGGAGACGCTGGAAGAGAGCCACAGCAGTGGGCAACAACAGTCTACAG GTGGTGCGGGTCTCCAGGCTGTCAGGGGCAGAGCGCCCTCTGGAGGTCTTTTATTTTGTGGAGGGTCCCGGTGGAGAGAGGGTCCCTGCTGACGTGACCGCCGACACTCTGAACCGTGTGGACCTTCAAAGGGCCGCCATTGTCCTTGGACACCGCGTGCAGAGACCGCTGGCCCAAT CTGTGGAGACGATCTCTGTCCCTCCAGCTGAGACTCAGAGCAGCAGCATCTGGCTGATTGTCGGTGTTGTTGTCCCGGTCGTACTGGccgtcttcatcatcatcattctgTACTGGAAGCTCTGCGGTTCCGAGAAGCTTGAGTTCCAGCCGGACGCCATTAACACCATCCAGCAGAGgcaaaag CTTCAGGCTCCCAGCGTTAAAGGCTTCGACTTTGCAAAGCTTCACCTGGGTCAGCACAGTAAGGATGACATCATGGTGATCCAGGAGTCCGGTCCACTTCCTGCACCAGTAAAGGAAGCCACGCCCTCTGATGGCGGAGACCTCAACACCCCCAAATCCAAAGGATCATCCACCAAGGTGTCGCGGCCGAGCCGCCGCAGGGGGAG GCTCAGCCCATCAGACGGTGACTCGTTAGGAAGCGACCAATCGAGCGGCAGGGAGTCAGCAGAAGAAAGCACCCGACCTGTGGCCACACCCAGCGAGGGGAAACAGCACAGGAAGACACCCAAAAATG GTGCTCCATCAGGCAGCGGCCCGGACGAACTTCTGTCCTCGTCCTCCATCTTTGACCATGTGGACCGCCTGTCCCGCGGGTCGTCTGACGGCACCCGTCGTCAGGCCAACAAGGTGCAGCTCATCGCCATGCAACCACGTCCGAGCCCGCCGCAGCCACATGTCCCATCACAGCCAAGCCCCTCCCTCACTGAAAAGGTCAACACAGAG GTGGCGCTGCGGCAcaagtcagagattgagcatcaCCGGAACAAACTGCGACAGCGTGCTAAGAGGCGGGGACAGTGCGAGTTTCCGTCCATGGATGACATCATGGACGCATTTGGAGATGGTCCGGTTCAGAGTGAGGCGGCACAGCGACTCTACAGCTCTGCCCACGACCACATGGACTGCATCCTGCAGGCCGATGCTGCCTCACCCCCAACTCCCACCGACTCCAGGAAAAG AGGGAGGCGCTCTCCTAGGAGTCGGCGGGCTCAGCCAGGACCTGGAAGTCTTCCTGACACAGACAGAGACCGGCTGCTCACCGATCAGAGCGCCACCTACAGGAAATACCCCGGACTCAACAACGTGGCCTACATG TCGGACCCCGACCTGCCCCCGGACCATGGCAGCCCCTCCCCCACTGACGAGGTCTTTGACCCTGCCCCGGCCCCGCCCCCCTACATGCCCCCCCAGCCCTCCATTGAAGAGGCCCGGCAGCAGATGCACTCTCTTCTGGATGACGCCTTTGCCCTGGTGTCGCCGTCCTCGCAGGGCAGCGCCGGGGTAAGCTCTGCCCTGCCCAGCCCCTCCCCTCAGAGCTGGCCCCCAAACCAGCAGTGGGGCTCTTACCCAGCAGCCCCCCCTCACAGCCCCTTCTCTGCA AGATATGCAGAGCTGGGGATGTCCCCCACCTCAGTCCAGGGCCTGCTGCAGAG GCAGGGGCTGAGCTCAGGAGGGTATGTGTCTACTGGAGATCAGCTGCAGGAGTCCATTTACTCCAACAGGGGGCAGTATGAGGACCCACCCTCCTCCTCTAGACCTCGACCTGTAGGAGGGAGCACAG GTGCACAGCTCCATCACCTGACCCAGGTGGGTCTGTCCAGTCAGATTGGTGCATACCCTGGGGTGGGTCGCAGCATGTCGGGCCCCACTGGCTCTAGCTGGAATCAGCAGCACTCAGACCAGGACCTTTCCAGGCCGGGAGCCAGCAGAGAGAGC GTGATGTCCTTTCCTGagttctcctcttcctctgttttCCAGATGCCCAGCTCCTCATTGCGGGACCCATCAGCTCCACCTCTCCTCTTGACCTCACCAACTCCAGAATATCCGCCTGAGGACGCATCACCATCCGCCCACACCTCCGCCTCTCTTATAAAGGCCATCAGGGAGGAGCTGCGACGTCTCGCACAGAAACAGGCGGCAGTGACCAGCTACCCGTAA